ACCGTCGGCCGCGCCTTGGACATGGCCGAGAACGACCTCTCGGAGCTGTTCAAAGCCGCGATTGTGCACGATATAGGGGCGGTCACCTGGCGCGAGAAGGAGTCACTCCACGAGTTCGAGGTAGAAAACACAAAGCCCCACTGCAGGCGGGGGCGGGACTTCATCACCGGTTCAAGGTTTCTCACGTCCGCAGCGGACGTTCTGCTCCACCATCATGACAGGTGGTCGGGTGGCGACCCCGGCGGCCTCCGGGGGGACGAGATCCCTCTTGCAAGCCGCATAATCCTCGTCGCTGACCGGCTCGCTGTTCTGGTTCGGGAAGGGGAGCACATCCTGGTCCAAAGGGAGGCCATACTGGATCGAATCGGCTCTCTGGCCGGGACAGTGCTTGACCCGGGCCTTGTGGACGCCGTCCGCGAAGTCGCAAGGCCTGAGAGCTTTTGGCTTGATCTTGCCGGCCCCTGGCGTATGGACAGGATCTTGGGGCTGGTGCCTGCCCTGCAGGTGCAGGGAGATTCGGAAGACTTGTTCGAGCTTGCTCAGGTGCTGGCGACTGTGGTCGACGCAAAGAGCCCGTTCACCTACAGGCATTCTCAGGGCGTGGCCGTAGCATCCAGGTTCCTTGCTGATGTGTTCGGACTCGAGGGGGACAAACTCCGTACGCTGGAAACAGCTGGACTGCTTCACGACCTCGGAAAGCTGACAGTGCCGGATGAGATCCTCGAGAAGCCTGGCCCGCTCACGGCCGACGAGATGGACTGGATGAGGCAACACGCTTACTACACCTACTGGCTCGTGCATCCCATATCACCCCACCCCGAGATCGCCGAATGGGCTGCGTTCCACCACGAGCGATTGGACGGGCGTGGGTACCCATTTGGGAAGACCGGGGAAGACCTCGAACTCGAACACCGGATACTGTGTGTGGCGGACATATTTACTGCTTTGCGAGAGGATCGTCCCTACCGGACCAGCCTACCGTGGGCGGAGATTGAGACGATTCTCTCGAGGCAAGTGAGATCCGGAGGCCTCGACCAGGACGTCGTCGCG
This sequence is a window from Bacillota bacterium. Protein-coding genes within it:
- a CDS encoding HD domain-containing protein, which codes for MRIDLVQTLLTLSSSLDYAYRGMTDHHHIVTLAALTVGRALDMAENDLSELFKAAIVHDIGAVTWREKESLHEFEVENTKPHCRRGRDFITGSRFLTSAADVLLHHHDRWSGGDPGGLRGDEIPLASRIILVADRLAVLVREGEHILVQREAILDRIGSLAGTVLDPGLVDAVREVARPESFWLDLAGPWRMDRILGLVPALQVQGDSEDLFELAQVLATVVDAKSPFTYRHSQGVAVASRFLADVFGLEGDKLRTLETAGLLHDLGKLTVPDEILEKPGPLTADEMDWMRQHAYYTYWLVHPISPHPEIAEWAAFHHERLDGRGYPFGKTGEDLELEHRILCVADIFTALREDRPYRTSLPWAEIETILSRQVRSGGLDQDVVAALLAESDALDDIWADLSARLAHLCAAAP